The following proteins come from a genomic window of Sorghum bicolor cultivar BTx623 chromosome 3, Sorghum_bicolor_NCBIv3, whole genome shotgun sequence:
- the LOC110433600 gene encoding uncharacterized protein LOC110433600 has translation MTTEATTITTTTTIAAAAARCRTVRLFVDDSTERVVLAEAGEGAAAFILSVLADPRAAVEALLREDPAFAAAGCYASLSAFESLSLLPRSVASSSVAPVLPRACRRPAASKGGGRGIMAWRLFRCDHLWCRCSDVASRTPGSACPCASCGGRRDTELHFLEASFYRRPDGSAVTAGRGAGRSGDTFYRCKARDAERGRDFLPCRYRVTDERGVRCQLCHGLTSVEVKCAKAGGGGGGGEPAGSACRYAILDDLTVIRPVVVSAGGLSVAALFSAAGVTVDPATVREVDVPFGYKEALGMIWASLHSKAVLTNVFRSAVVAGAAAATTTDDRHSPV, from the exons ATGACGACCGAGGCCACCACCATCACGACCACGACGACgatcgccgcggcggcggcacgcTGCCGTACCGTCCGGCTCTTCGTGGACGACTCAACGGAGCGCGTGGTGCTCGCGGAGGCCGGCGAGGGCGCCGCCGCCTTCATCCTCTCCGTCCTCGCCGACCCCCGTGCCGCCGTCGAGGCGCTGCTCCGTGAGGATCCCGCCTTCGCCGCGGCCGGCTGCTACGCCAGTCTCTCCGCCTTCGAGTCCCTCTCCCTCCTGCCGCGGTCCGTCGCTTCCTCCTCCGTCGCACCGGTGCTGCCGCGGGCCTGCAGGAGGCCAGCGGCCAGCAAGGGCGGCGGCAGGGGCATCATGGCGTGGCGCCTCTTCCGGTGCGACCACCTCTGGTGCCGCTGCAGCGACGTCGCGTCACGGACGCCCGGCTCCGCGTGCCCCTGCGCGTCCTGCGGGGGGAGGCGCGACACGGAGCTCCACTTCCTCGAGGCATCCTTCTACCGCCGCCCCGACGGGTCCGCCGTCACCGCGGGCCGCGGCGCCGGGCGGAGCGGGGACACCTTCTACCGCTGCAAGGCGCGCGACGCCGAGCGCGGCAGGGACTTCCTGCCGTGCCGCTACCGCGTCACGGACGAGCGCGGGGTCCGGTGCCAGCTCTGCCACGGCCTCACCTCCGTGGAGGTCAAGTGCGCcaaggccggcggcggcggcggcggcggcgagccggCCGGGTCCGCATGCCGCTACGCCATCCTCGACGACCTCACCGTCATCAGGCCCGTCGTCGTCAGCGCCGGCGGACTCAGCGTCGCCGCGCTGTTCTCCGCCGCCGGCGTCACGGTCGACCCTGCCACCGTGCGCGAGGTGGATGTGCCCTTCGGGTACAAGGAG GCCCTCGGCATGATCTGGGCTTCGCTGCACTCCAAGGCCGTTCTAACCAACGTCTTCCGCTCCGCCGTCGTCGCcggggccgccgccgccaccaccaccgatgATCGCCATTCGCCAGTGTAG
- the LOC8059136 gene encoding uncharacterized protein LOC8059136, with protein sequence MAATNTTTTTTTLSMKLLIDRKAQRLLFAEASKDVVDFLCSLLVLPVGAAVKLLGKEGVAGSVGSLYGSVEGLDYTYIQPGAAKDALLRPAVLCSLDSSSLLRLLPPQPAAPTSPNAYGKACPTCGNHMTAAAQYLPPAAGGQMPVAGFVRGVVTYTVMDNLTVMPMSAISSFTLLNAFAVTDLAALQEKTVQLGYNEGLEILRASLQSKTVLSDVFLGRKGSGDASS encoded by the exons ATGGCAGCCACgaacacgacgacgacgacgacgacgctgaGCATGAAGCTCCTCATCGACAGGAAGGCGCAGCGGCTGCTGTTCGCGGAGGCGAGCAAGGACGTGGTGGACTTCCTCTGCTCCCTCCTCGTCCTGCCCGTCGGCGCGGCCGTCAAGCTGCTCGGGAAGGAAGGCGTGGCGGGGAGCGTCGGCAGCCTCTACGGCAGCGTGGAGGGCCTCGACTACACCTACATCCAGCCGGGCGCCGCCAAGGACGCGCTGCTCCGCCCCGCCGTGCTCTGCTCGCTCGACAGCTCCTCCCTCCTCCGCCTGCTGCCGCCGCAGC CTGCCGCACCTACATCACCGAACGCGTACGGCAAGGCGTGCCCGACCTGTGGCAACCACATGACGGCCGCCGCGCAGTACCtcccgccggccgccggcggcCAGATGCCCGTCGCCGGGTTCGTGCGGGGCGTCGTCACGTACACGGTCATGGACAACCTCACCGTCATGCCCATGTCCGCCATCTCCAGCTTCACGCTGCTCAACGCCTTCGCCGTCACCGACCTCGCCGCGCTGCAGGAGAAGACCGTGCAGCTTGGCTACAATGAG GGTTTAGAGATTCTCAGGGCCTCGCTGCAGTCCAAAACTGTCCTGAGTGATGTGTTCCTCGGCAGGAAAGGTTCCGGTGATGCTTCAAGCTAA